The sequence AACTTCGCCAAAAACTGTATGTTTGTAGTCTAGCCAGAATGCTCCGCCTATCTTTTTATAAGCATCGACAACAGCCTTTGGATAACCTTTTTCTTCTCCTGCTTCTTCCATTTGTTTTATAAGGTCATCTTGAACAGCTTGACCTTGCACTATAAAGAATTGTGATCCGTTAGTGTTTGGTCCTGCATTTGCCATGCAAAGTGCACCTCTGAAGTTTCTAGTCTTAATATCAAACTCATCTTCAAATGAACCACCCCAGATACTTTCTCCGCCAGTACCATTGCCGTTTGGGTCTCCACCTTGAATCATAAAACCGTTTATAACTCTATGGAAGATTAGATTGTCATAATACTTATCTTCTGCGTGCTTAGTAAAGTTTTCAACCGCCTTTGGTGCAACATCTGGAAGTAGTTTTACCTTGATGTCTCCCTTATTAGTCTTGATAGTTGCCACCTTGTCT comes from Fenollaria sporofastidiosus and encodes:
- a CDS encoding peptidylprolyl isomerase, producing the protein MKKIILLLLVMAMCFSLTACSKKNDNGGEGEMKKERSESEVTTDDAELVQLQNPKAGDKVATIKTNKGDIKVKLLPDVAPKAVENFTKHAEDKYYDNLIFHRVINGFMIQGGDPNGNGTGGESIWGGSFEDEFDIKTRNFRGALCMANAGPNTNGSQFFIVQGQAVQDDLIKQMEEAGEEKGYPKAVVDAYKKIGGAFWLDYKHTVFGEVYEGMDVVDEIAKSKVNENDKPVEDVVIESITVEDYK